The Streptomyces camelliae genome window below encodes:
- a CDS encoding GNAT family N-acetyltransferase, with the protein MNGPLPAVRLRVPTHEDAVAWHRVFDDPEVMDFYGGKAAALSVYEELTARQRRHDAEHGFCLWTMLDADGEVIGFTGAQPWRPDWGPVGETEIGWRLGRKHWGKGYATAAARETLGRVRAAGIREVVAVVRPGNERSIAVTRRLGMRPAETYPHPTLDEPALCFRLRLHHGQ; encoded by the coding sequence GTGAACGGACCTCTCCCCGCGGTACGGTTGCGCGTCCCCACGCACGAGGACGCGGTCGCCTGGCACCGGGTCTTCGACGATCCCGAGGTCATGGACTTCTACGGCGGCAAGGCGGCGGCCCTGTCCGTCTACGAGGAACTCACCGCGCGCCAGCGGCGGCACGACGCCGAGCACGGCTTCTGTCTGTGGACGATGCTCGACGCGGACGGCGAGGTCATCGGTTTCACCGGCGCCCAGCCCTGGCGGCCCGACTGGGGTCCGGTCGGCGAGACGGAGATCGGCTGGCGGCTCGGCCGGAAGCACTGGGGCAAGGGGTACGCCACCGCGGCCGCGCGCGAGACCCTGGGGCGGGTGCGGGCGGCCGGGATCAGGGAAGTGGTGGCGGTGGTACGGCCGGGCAACGAGCGGTCGATCGCGGTGACCCGCCGGCTCGGCATGCGCCCGGCGGAAACCTATCCGCACCCCACGCTGGACGAGCCGGCGCTCTGCTTCCGACTCCGTCTCCATCACGGACAGTAG
- a CDS encoding PASTA domain-containing protein, producing MRVPRLVGLMAVDARETAQARGLFLNAPDRPDFHLTVVDYVVRQYPQPGAEVPPDSMVYVWFDFGEGEGGGGVREPRIPRPPTGGIRRELGEPGDTFEMINR from the coding sequence GTGCGCGTGCCGCGGCTGGTCGGACTGATGGCCGTGGACGCGCGCGAAACGGCCCAGGCGCGGGGCCTGTTCCTCAACGCGCCGGACCGCCCGGACTTTCATCTCACCGTCGTCGACTACGTCGTACGCCAGTATCCGCAGCCCGGCGCCGAGGTGCCGCCGGACTCGATGGTGTACGTGTGGTTCGACTTCGGCGAGGGCGAGGGCGGCGGAGGCGTGCGCGAGCCACGCATCCCACGGCCGCCGACGGGCGGGATCCGGCGCGAACTCGGCGAGCCGGGCGACACGTTCGAGATGATCAACCGCTAG
- a CDS encoding demethylmenaquinone methyltransferase, with protein sequence MTRASLDKQPHEVASMFDNVAERYDLTNDVLSLGQDRRWRKEVAKAVDARPAQKVLDLAAGTATSSLPFARTGAYVVPCDFSVGMLQVGKKKHTWLPFTAGDATKLPFKDDTFDAVTISFGLRNVQDTDTALREMYRVTRPGGRVVICEFSTPTWAPFRTVYTEYLMRALPPAARAVSSNPDAYVYLAESIRAWPDQPALAERLRKAGWSKVAWRNLTGGVVALHRGFKES encoded by the coding sequence GTGACCCGCGCATCCCTGGACAAGCAGCCGCACGAAGTCGCCTCGATGTTCGACAACGTGGCGGAACGGTACGACCTGACGAACGACGTGCTGTCGCTCGGCCAGGACCGGCGCTGGCGCAAGGAGGTGGCGAAGGCGGTCGACGCGCGTCCCGCGCAGAAGGTCCTCGACCTCGCGGCCGGTACGGCGACCTCCTCGCTGCCGTTCGCGCGGACGGGCGCGTACGTCGTCCCCTGCGACTTCTCGGTCGGGATGCTCCAGGTAGGCAAGAAGAAGCACACCTGGCTGCCGTTCACGGCCGGGGACGCGACGAAGCTGCCGTTCAAGGACGACACCTTCGACGCCGTGACGATCTCCTTCGGGCTGCGCAACGTCCAGGACACGGACACGGCCCTGCGCGAGATGTACCGGGTGACCCGCCCCGGCGGCCGCGTGGTGATCTGCGAGTTCTCGACGCCGACGTGGGCGCCGTTCCGCACCGTCTACACCGAGTACCTGATGCGGGCGCTGCCGCCGGCCGCCCGCGCGGTGTCCTCGAACCCGGACGCCTACGTCTATCTCGCCGAGTCCATCCGTGCCTGGCCCGACCAGCCCGCCCTCGCCGAACGGCTGCGCAAGGCGGGCTGGTCGAAGGTGGCGTGGCGCAACCTCACCGGCGGTGTGGTCGCACTGCACCGGGGCTTCAAGGAGAGCTGA
- the mqnC gene encoding cyclic dehypoxanthinyl futalosine synthase, with protein MTEKADLTSFDVTAVLDRAAAGGRITPEEALTLYRDAPLHALGAAADAVRRRKYAGTEHIATYIIERNINYTNVCVTACKFCAFYAAPKDKDKGWTRDLDDILRRCAETVELGGTQIMFQGGHHPDYGVEYYEKHFKAIKDAFPQLVIHSLGASEVEHMARISGVPVEEAITRIHAAGLDSFAGAGAELLPERPRKAIAPLKESGERWLEIMETAHRLGVESTSTMLMGTGETNAERIEHLRMIRDVQDRTGGFRAFIPYTYQPENNHLKGRTQATIFEYLRMIAIARLFLDNVQHIQGSWLTTGKEVGQLSLHYGADDLGSIMLEENVVSSAGAKHRSNRLEIIDLIRKAGRVPAQRATTYEHLVVHDDPANDPVDDRVVSHISSTAIEGGTAHPELKLLSAN; from the coding sequence GTGACCGAGAAGGCCGACCTCACCTCTTTTGATGTCACAGCCGTCCTCGACCGTGCCGCCGCCGGTGGGCGGATCACCCCCGAGGAGGCGCTCACCCTCTACCGCGACGCGCCCCTGCACGCGCTGGGCGCCGCCGCCGACGCCGTACGCCGCCGCAAGTACGCCGGGACCGAGCACATCGCGACGTACATCATCGAGCGCAACATCAACTACACGAACGTGTGTGTCACGGCGTGCAAGTTCTGCGCCTTCTACGCGGCACCCAAGGACAAGGACAAGGGCTGGACCCGCGACCTCGACGACATCCTGCGCCGGTGCGCGGAGACCGTCGAACTGGGTGGCACCCAGATCATGTTCCAGGGCGGCCACCACCCGGACTACGGCGTCGAGTACTACGAGAAGCACTTCAAGGCCATCAAGGACGCCTTCCCCCAGCTGGTGATCCACTCGCTGGGCGCGTCCGAGGTGGAGCACATGGCCCGGATCAGCGGAGTGCCGGTCGAGGAGGCCATCACCCGGATCCACGCGGCGGGCCTCGACTCCTTCGCCGGCGCCGGCGCGGAACTGCTCCCCGAGCGCCCCCGCAAGGCCATCGCACCGCTGAAGGAGTCCGGCGAGCGCTGGCTGGAGATCATGGAGACCGCGCACCGGCTGGGCGTGGAGTCCACCTCGACCATGCTGATGGGCACGGGCGAGACGAACGCCGAGCGCATCGAGCACCTGCGGATGATCCGGGACGTCCAGGACCGCACGGGCGGCTTCCGCGCCTTCATCCCGTACACCTACCAGCCCGAGAACAACCACCTGAAGGGCCGCACGCAGGCCACGATCTTCGAGTACCTGCGGATGATCGCGATCGCCCGCCTCTTCCTCGACAACGTCCAGCACATCCAGGGCTCGTGGCTGACCACGGGCAAGGAGGTCGGCCAGCTGTCGCTGCACTACGGCGCGGACGACCTCGGCTCGATCATGCTGGAGGAGAACGTGGTCTCCTCGGCCGGCGCCAAGCACCGCTCCAACCGCCTGGAGATCATCGACCTGATCCGCAAGGCGGGCCGCGTCCCGGCGCAGCGCGCGACGACGTACGAGCACCTCGTCGTCCACGACGACCCGGCGAACGACCCCGTCGACGACCGCGTGGTCTCCCACATCTCCTCCACGGCCATCGAGGGCGGCACGGCCCACCCCGAGCTGAAGCTGCTCTCCGCCAACTGA
- a CDS encoding prepilin peptidase, whose protein sequence is MSTGALAAAAALWGAPAGALLPRAAHRFAVPPEEPWRDHCPAGHPIRGWVGTTGCGTCGRTGEGVRTAVVTALTCAALAAATGARPELVAWLLLAPVGVLLAVVDVRVRRLPDPLTLPLAPAALALLGLAALLPGHAGHWPTALYGALALGAGYYVLHLVNPAGMGFGDVKLAVGTGAALGWYGWSTVLLGAFAGILLGALYAGALVAVRRAGRGSAIAFGPFLLAGALAGLLLGAHTA, encoded by the coding sequence ATGAGCACCGGCGCGCTGGCGGCCGCCGCCGCGCTGTGGGGCGCGCCGGCCGGCGCCCTGCTGCCCCGCGCCGCCCACCGCTTCGCCGTACCGCCGGAGGAGCCCTGGCGGGACCACTGCCCGGCCGGGCACCCGATCCGGGGGTGGGTGGGGACGACGGGCTGCGGGACCTGTGGCCGCACGGGCGAGGGCGTCCGCACCGCCGTCGTCACCGCCCTCACCTGCGCCGCCCTCGCCGCCGCCACCGGGGCGCGCCCCGAGCTGGTGGCGTGGCTGCTGCTCGCGCCCGTGGGTGTGCTGCTGGCCGTGGTGGACGTGCGGGTGCGGCGGCTGCCCGACCCGCTGACCCTGCCGCTCGCCCCGGCCGCCCTCGCCCTGCTGGGCCTCGCCGCCCTGCTGCCCGGCCACGCCGGCCACTGGCCCACCGCGCTCTACGGCGCCCTCGCGCTCGGCGCCGGCTACTACGTGCTGCACCTCGTCAACCCGGCCGGCATGGGCTTCGGCGATGTGAAGCTGGCGGTGGGCACGGGCGCCGCGCTCGGCTGGTACGGCTGGTCCACCGTGCTGCTCGGCGCCTTCGCCGGGATCCTGCTGGGCGCGCTCTACGCCGGTGCGCTCGTCGCCGTACGGCGCGCCGGGCGCGGATCGGCGATCGCATTCGGCCCGTTCCTTCTGGCGGGCGCCCTGGCCGGACTCCTGCTGGGCGCGCACACGGCCTGA
- a CDS encoding serine/threonine-protein kinase has product MRQLEADEPATVGPYRLLGRLGSGGMGRVYLGRSAGGRTVAVKIVHPHFALDDEFRARFRREVAAARRVGGAWTAPVLDADPDAPVPWVATAYAAGPSLAAAVTDTGPLPAHTVRALGAGLAEALTAVHELGLVHRDVKPSNILLTVDGPLLIDFGIARAMDGTASLTSTGASIGSPGYMSPEQILGKGITGAADVFSLGAVLAHAATGEPPFRGDTSAALLYKVVHEEPELDSLGSGLREVVAACLAKDPAARPAPAEVSRRLAPEGAARLIAGGWLPGPLVEQVSRSAVHLLNLDTGETVHSGPVAFESASVDAAVAPKTPVVPGTGAFGPPPVMHPGGSLGGSFGGPLGVPADVPPPPAVPPAVPPAVPTAVPTAVPAGAAPSPDATAPGVSRPGRVSVSVAANSVPGDGGLGRRLSCTVVLAVAGALAVGTLTIGVLRPWAQGGHDTSAGAIPSHAPSASAPTEDPGSGSTGGGGSTGGGDVNGGGNGTGSRPGVIPARYLGTWEGQATGLGGTLPMGTFRLTVHQAAVGQKLGQLRQTDQIGGMCTDILTLKKVTKTQILATSAGSPDNPGHCVPTPHQVELTPVGDDLTFTSDSSAEGNPVARLSRAG; this is encoded by the coding sequence ATGCGGCAGCTGGAAGCCGACGAACCGGCCACCGTCGGGCCCTACCGGCTGCTCGGCCGGCTCGGTTCCGGTGGGATGGGCCGGGTCTACCTCGGCCGCAGCGCGGGCGGCCGGACGGTCGCCGTGAAGATCGTGCACCCGCACTTCGCGCTGGACGACGAGTTCCGCGCCCGCTTCCGGCGCGAGGTGGCGGCCGCCCGCCGGGTCGGCGGCGCCTGGACCGCGCCCGTCCTGGACGCCGACCCCGACGCCCCGGTGCCCTGGGTGGCCACCGCCTACGCGGCCGGCCCGTCCCTCGCCGCGGCCGTCACCGACACCGGCCCGCTGCCCGCGCACACCGTACGGGCCCTGGGCGCGGGCCTCGCCGAGGCGCTCACGGCCGTCCACGAACTGGGCCTGGTCCACCGGGACGTGAAGCCGTCCAACATCCTGCTGACCGTCGACGGCCCGTTGCTGATCGACTTCGGCATCGCCCGCGCCATGGACGGCACGGCGTCCCTGACCTCCACCGGTGCGTCGATCGGCTCCCCCGGCTACATGTCACCCGAGCAGATCCTCGGCAAGGGCATCACGGGCGCCGCCGACGTCTTCTCCCTCGGCGCGGTCCTCGCCCACGCGGCCACCGGCGAACCCCCCTTCCGCGGCGACACCTCGGCCGCGCTGCTCTACAAGGTCGTCCACGAGGAGCCCGAACTCGACTCCCTCGGCTCCGGGTTGCGGGAGGTGGTCGCCGCCTGCCTGGCCAAGGACCCGGCGGCCCGGCCCGCCCCCGCCGAGGTGAGCCGCCGGCTCGCCCCCGAAGGCGCCGCCCGCCTGATCGCCGGCGGCTGGCTGCCGGGCCCCCTGGTGGAACAGGTCAGCCGCAGCGCCGTACACCTGCTGAACCTGGACACGGGGGAGACGGTGCACTCGGGGCCGGTGGCTTTCGAGAGTGCTTCGGTGGACGCCGCCGTCGCTCCGAAGACCCCCGTCGTCCCGGGGACCGGGGCTTTCGGCCCTCCTCCCGTGATGCATCCCGGGGGGTCTCTCGGGGGCTCCTTCGGCGGCCCCTTGGGAGTGCCCGCCGATGTCCCCCCGCCGCCCGCAGTGCCGCCCGCCGTACCGCCCGCCGTGCCGACCGCAGTGCCGACCGCAGTGCCGGCCGGCGCGGCGCCGTCGCCCGATGCCACGGCCCCCGGAGTCTCGCGGCCCGGCCGGGTCTCCGTCAGCGTCGCGGCGAACTCCGTTCCGGGGGACGGCGGTCTGGGGCGGCGGCTGAGCTGCACGGTGGTGCTCGCCGTCGCCGGGGCGCTGGCCGTGGGAACCCTGACCATCGGCGTGCTGCGTCCCTGGGCTCAGGGCGGCCACGACACGAGCGCCGGCGCCATCCCTTCCCACGCCCCCAGCGCCTCGGCGCCGACCGAAGACCCCGGCAGCGGCAGCACCGGCGGTGGCGGCAGCACCGGGGGCGGCGACGTCAACGGCGGTGGCAACGGCACGGGTTCCCGGCCCGGCGTGATCCCGGCCCGCTACCTCGGCACCTGGGAAGGCCAGGCCACCGGCCTCGGCGGCACGCTGCCCATGGGCACGTTCCGGCTCACCGTCCACCAGGCGGCGGTGGGGCAGAAGCTGGGACAGCTGCGGCAGACCGACCAGATCGGAGGCATGTGCACCGACATCCTCACCCTGAAGAAGGTGACGAAGACACAGATCCTCGCGACCTCGGCCGGCTCCCCGGACAACCCCGGGCACTGTGTACCGACCCCGCATCAGGTGGAGTTGACCCCGGTCGGTGACGATCTGACGTTCACGTCGGACAGTTCGGCCGAGGGCAACCCGGTGGCGCGCCTGTCGAGGGCCGGATGA
- a CDS encoding menaquinone biosynthetic enzyme MqnA/MqnD family protein yields the protein MDHSRTRPRVGHIQFLNCLPLYWGLARTGTLLDFELTKDTPEKLSERLVRGDLDIGPITLVEFLRNADDLVAFPDIAVGCDGPVMSCVIVSQVPLDELDGRRVALGSTSRTSVRLAQLLLAERYGVQPDYYTCPPDLSLMMQEADAAVLIGDAALRANLLDAPRYGLTVHDLGALWKEWTGLPFVFAVWAARRDYLEREPALTREVHSAFLDSRNLSLEEVDKVAEQAARWESFDEATLAQYFTTLDFSFGAPQLTAVAEFARRVGPTTGFPADVKVDLLQP from the coding sequence GTGGACCATTCCCGCACCCGGCCGCGCGTCGGCCACATCCAGTTCCTGAACTGCCTGCCCCTCTACTGGGGGCTCGCGAGAACCGGCACGCTCCTCGACTTCGAGCTCACCAAGGACACCCCGGAGAAGCTCAGCGAGCGGCTCGTGCGCGGCGATCTCGACATCGGTCCCATCACCCTCGTCGAGTTCCTGCGCAACGCCGACGACCTCGTCGCCTTCCCCGACATCGCCGTGGGCTGCGACGGTCCCGTCATGTCCTGCGTGATCGTCTCGCAGGTCCCGCTGGACGAGCTGGACGGCCGCCGGGTCGCCCTCGGCTCCACCTCGCGCACGTCCGTGCGCCTGGCCCAGCTGCTGCTCGCCGAGCGCTACGGCGTTCAGCCCGACTACTACACCTGCCCGCCCGACCTCAGCCTGATGATGCAGGAGGCCGACGCGGCCGTCCTGATCGGGGACGCGGCCCTGCGGGCCAACCTGCTCGACGCCCCGCGCTACGGCCTGACCGTGCACGATCTGGGCGCGCTGTGGAAAGAGTGGACCGGGCTGCCGTTCGTCTTCGCGGTGTGGGCGGCGCGCCGGGACTACCTGGAGCGTGAGCCGGCGCTCACCCGTGAGGTGCACAGCGCCTTCCTCGACTCCCGCAACCTCTCCCTGGAAGAGGTCGACAAGGTCGCCGAACAGGCCGCCCGCTGGGAGTCCTTCGACGAGGCGACCCTGGCCCAGTACTTCACCACCCTCGACTTCAGCTTCGGCGCTCCGCAGCTGACGGCCGTCGCCGAGTTCGCCCGCCGGGTCGGTCCGACGACGGGTTTCCCGGCGGACGTGAAGGTGGATCTGCTGCAGCCGTGA
- a CDS encoding cold-shock protein, with protein sequence MATGTVKWFNAEKGFGFIAQEGGGPDVFVHYSAINAQGFRSLEENQQVSFDVTQGPKGPQAENVTPV encoded by the coding sequence ATGGCTACCGGAACCGTTAAGTGGTTCAACGCCGAAAAGGGCTTTGGCTTCATCGCCCAGGAGGGCGGCGGCCCCGACGTCTTCGTTCACTACTCCGCGATCAACGCCCAGGGCTTCCGTTCCCTGGAGGAGAACCAGCAGGTCTCCTTCGACGTGACGCAGGGCCCGAAGGGTCCGCAGGCGGAGAACGTCACCCCCGTCTGA
- a CDS encoding helix-turn-helix domain-containing protein: MSELPARLPMEWIAASLKRERARAGLSLSELAKRAGIAKSTLSQLEAAGGNPSMETIWALAVALGVPFSLLVEPPAPGVQVIRAGEGPTVHSEQSSYLASLLSASPPGVRRDIYYVWLEPGTVRDSDPHIPGTTEHIVVSEGKVKAGPRGEGVELGPGDYMSYRGDVPHAYEALAAGTKFVLIMQHM; this comes from the coding sequence ATGTCCGAGCTGCCGGCCCGGCTTCCGATGGAGTGGATCGCCGCGTCCCTCAAGCGCGAGCGCGCCCGCGCCGGGCTGTCCCTGTCCGAGCTGGCCAAACGGGCCGGAATCGCCAAGTCCACGCTGTCCCAGCTGGAGGCGGCGGGCGGGAATCCGAGCATGGAGACGATCTGGGCGCTCGCGGTCGCGCTCGGGGTGCCGTTCAGCCTGCTCGTCGAGCCGCCCGCGCCCGGCGTGCAGGTGATCCGCGCCGGCGAGGGGCCCACGGTCCATTCCGAGCAGTCCAGCTATCTGGCCAGCCTGCTCTCCGCGAGCCCGCCGGGCGTCCGCCGGGACATCTACTACGTGTGGCTGGAGCCCGGAACCGTACGGGATTCCGATCCGCACATTCCGGGGACGACGGAACACATCGTCGTCAGTGAAGGGAAAGTGAAGGCCGGGCCACGCGGAGAAGGCGTGGAGCTGGGTCCGGGGGACTACATGTCGTATCGCGGAGATGTCCCGCACGCGTACGAGGCGCTCGCCGCCGGAACGAAGTTCGTCCTGATCATGCAGCACATGTGA
- a CDS encoding AzlC family ABC transporter permease: MRSPKRTPSTPQTPSARSGDRSLLRDSSLVWLASGIVGVSFGAVSVAGGLPLWVPVLMSVVVYAGSAQFSAVGVLLAGGGPLAAAATGLLLNTRTAAFSLAVAEILGTSRAARFLGAHLVTDETVAFALAQSDPVRQRRAFWISGLGLFAVWNTGVLAGALAGGALGDTARYGLDAAFPAVLIALVLPTLRADAAVRRCALLGAALALAVTPAVPAGVPVLLALAGLVLHRKPAAGPEGPAGPAGPAGPAGPAHEEAAV; the protein is encoded by the coding sequence ATGCGTTCGCCAAAACGAACACCCTCGACACCCCAGACGCCCTCCGCCCGGTCCGGGGACCGCTCCCTGCTCCGCGACAGCTCGCTGGTCTGGCTGGCCAGCGGCATCGTCGGCGTCTCCTTCGGCGCGGTCTCGGTCGCCGGCGGGCTGCCGCTGTGGGTGCCGGTACTGATGTCCGTGGTGGTGTACGCGGGATCGGCCCAGTTCAGCGCGGTCGGCGTACTGCTCGCCGGGGGCGGCCCGCTCGCGGCGGCGGCCACCGGGCTGCTCCTCAACACCCGTACCGCCGCGTTCAGCCTCGCCGTGGCGGAGATCCTCGGCACCAGCCGCGCGGCCCGCTTCCTGGGCGCCCACCTCGTCACCGACGAGACGGTCGCCTTCGCCCTCGCCCAGAGCGATCCGGTACGGCAGCGGCGGGCGTTCTGGATCTCCGGGCTCGGCCTGTTCGCCGTGTGGAACACCGGCGTGCTGGCGGGCGCACTGGCCGGCGGTGCACTCGGCGACACCGCCCGTTACGGCCTGGACGCCGCCTTCCCCGCCGTCCTGATCGCCCTGGTCCTGCCCACCCTGCGCGCGGACGCGGCGGTACGGCGCTGCGCCCTGCTCGGCGCCGCGCTCGCCCTGGCCGTGACGCCCGCCGTACCGGCCGGGGTGCCGGTGCTGCTCGCCCTGGCCGGACTCGTCCTGCACCGGAAACCGGCCGCCGGTCCGGAAGGACCTGCCGGACCCGCCGGACCCGCCGGACCTGCCGGACCGGCCCATGAGGAGGCCGCCGTATGA
- a CDS encoding AzlD domain-containing protein, translating into MNATVVVILALAVGTYAFRLVGPVLHGRVEIPARVQELASAGAVVLLVALLATGALTEGGGFAGWARPAGVLVGGLLAWKRAPFVVVVVGAAATAALLRLAGVA; encoded by the coding sequence ATGAACGCCACCGTCGTCGTGATCCTGGCCCTCGCCGTCGGGACGTACGCCTTCCGGCTGGTCGGGCCGGTGCTGCACGGGCGGGTCGAGATACCCGCCCGGGTGCAGGAGCTGGCCTCGGCCGGGGCCGTCGTCCTGCTCGTCGCCCTGCTGGCCACGGGCGCGCTGACCGAGGGCGGCGGCTTCGCGGGGTGGGCCCGGCCAGCCGGGGTGCTGGTGGGCGGCCTGCTGGCGTGGAAGAGGGCACCGTTCGTGGTGGTGGTCGTGGGCGCGGCGGCCACGGCGGCCCTGCTGCGCCTCGCGGGAGTCGCCTAG
- a CDS encoding class I SAM-dependent methyltransferase, producing MTDTQDFLTATRTFYDAIADDYAAHFQGEYTQRPLERALLGVYAELVGPNAAVADLGCGPGRVTARLASLGLDVFGLDLSASMLAVARRENPGLRFEQGSMLELDLADGTLAGVVSWYSSIHTPTDRLPALFAEFRRVLAPGGRLLLAFQCGEEPRRLERPFGHPVTLDFLRRSPDTMAELLTAAGFTLLSRTVREPDERLDEKVPQAFLFAQKTA from the coding sequence ATGACCGACACCCAGGACTTCCTGACCGCCACCCGCACCTTCTACGACGCCATCGCCGACGACTACGCCGCCCACTTCCAGGGGGAGTACACCCAGCGGCCACTGGAGCGCGCGCTGCTCGGGGTGTACGCCGAGCTGGTGGGGCCGAACGCTGCGGTGGCGGACCTCGGCTGCGGGCCCGGGCGGGTCACCGCGCGGCTCGCCTCGCTCGGGCTCGACGTCTTCGGGCTCGACCTGTCCGCGTCCATGCTGGCGGTCGCCCGGCGCGAGAACCCCGGGCTGCGCTTCGAGCAGGGCTCGATGCTGGAGCTCGACCTGGCGGACGGCACGCTCGCCGGTGTCGTGTCCTGGTACTCCTCCATCCACACCCCCACGGACCGGCTCCCGGCGCTCTTCGCGGAGTTCCGCCGGGTCCTGGCGCCCGGCGGCCGGCTCCTGCTCGCCTTCCAGTGCGGGGAGGAGCCCCGCCGCCTGGAGCGTCCCTTCGGCCACCCGGTGACGCTGGACTTCCTCCGCCGCAGCCCGGACACGATGGCCGAGCTGCTCACGGCCGCCGGTTTCACCCTGCTGTCCCGCACGGTCCGCGAGCCCGACGAGCGGCTCGACGAGAAGGTCCCACAGGCCTTCCTGTTCGCCCAGAAAACCGCCTAG
- a CDS encoding LysR family transcriptional regulator codes for MTLEDLRVFVAVCRAGSLSSVARDLGRTQSAVSQHVKRLERETGVALLERRPRGVVPTQAGRILEAAAAEGISGLDLAVRQLRDLLDGHSGHVRVATGATTVRHFMSDAVVAFRRRHPRVNLEFRTVSSGRGTFDALADGTLDLAWITLGPPVRGIEQRPVVELPWVLAVPAGDPLAARSRLDPAELADVPLIRLPPNSASAAHLEAACAESGARFAYDASVADWDTALLLAELGAGRAVVPAVPGLPVPGEGPLRLIPLPGLRPLPVGWAVRRWDALSPPARAFADTVRFQGGLPGRLPGGF; via the coding sequence GTGACCCTCGAAGACCTGCGTGTGTTCGTGGCCGTGTGCCGGGCCGGCAGCCTCTCCTCCGTCGCCCGGGACCTGGGCCGCACCCAGTCCGCCGTCAGCCAGCACGTCAAACGCCTGGAGCGGGAGACGGGCGTGGCCCTGCTGGAGCGCCGGCCGCGCGGGGTCGTGCCGACGCAGGCCGGGCGGATCCTAGAGGCCGCGGCCGCCGAGGGCATCTCCGGGCTCGACCTCGCCGTACGGCAGCTGCGCGATCTGCTCGACGGGCACAGCGGGCACGTCCGCGTGGCCACCGGAGCCACCACCGTGCGGCACTTCATGTCCGACGCGGTCGTCGCCTTCCGCCGCCGGCACCCCCGGGTCAACCTGGAGTTCCGCACGGTCAGTTCGGGCCGCGGCACCTTCGACGCGCTCGCCGACGGCACCCTCGACCTGGCCTGGATCACCCTCGGCCCGCCGGTGCGGGGCATCGAGCAGCGGCCCGTGGTCGAGCTGCCATGGGTGCTCGCCGTCCCGGCCGGCGACCCGCTGGCCGCCCGGTCCCGGCTCGACCCCGCCGAGCTGGCCGACGTCCCGCTCATCCGGCTGCCGCCGAACTCCGCCTCCGCCGCCCATCTGGAGGCCGCCTGCGCCGAGTCGGGCGCCCGGTTCGCCTACGACGCCTCCGTCGCCGACTGGGACACCGCGCTGCTCCTCGCCGAACTGGGCGCGGGCCGGGCCGTCGTACCCGCCGTACCCGGACTGCCCGTGCCCGGCGAGGGGCCGCTGCGGCTGATACCGCTGCCGGGGCTGCGGCCCCTGCCGGTCGGCTGGGCGGTGCGCCGCTGGGACGCGCTCAGCCCGCCCGCCCGGGCCTTCGCGGACACGGTGCGCTTCCAAGGCGGCCTTCCAGGGCGACTTCCAGGCGGCTTCTAG